The Nostoc sp. 'Lobaria pulmonaria (5183) cyanobiont' DNA window TCCAGCGAGTATTACGAATTATTAATTATTAAAGACTCAGGATTAATGACTAATGACTAACGAAAAAATGATTTTTCGCAATCGGGTGGTTGATAAGGGTCAACTGAGAAATTTAATTTCTTGGGCCTTTACGCATTATGGTACGGCGCGAACCGCAGTGATGGCGGACAAACTCAAAGATTTGGGATTTCGCTACGCTACCAAAGCAGGGGTTTCCATCAGTGTAGATGACTTGATGGTGCCACCAACTAAGCGATTGCTTTTAGAAGCAGCCGAAGAAGAAATTCGTGCCACTGAAACCCGTTATCAACGGGGAGAAATTACTGAAGTAGAACGCTTCCAAAAGGTAATTGATACCTGGAACGGCACCAGTGAAGCCTTGAAAGATGAAGTTGTCCTTCACTTCAAGAAGACTGATCCCCTAAACTCCGTATACATGATGGCATTCTCCGGGGCACGGGGTAACATCTCCCAAGTCCGGCAATTGGTGGGGATGCGGGGACTGATGGCAGATCCTCAAGGGGAAATTATCGATTTGCCCATTAAAACCAACTTCCGTGAAGGACTGACTGTGACGGAATACATTATTTCGTCTTACGGTGCCAGAAAAGGGTTGGTGGATACTGCCTTGCGGACGGCTGACTCTGGTTATCTCACCCGCCGGTTGGTGGACGTTTCCCAGGATGTAATTATTCGGGAATTTGACTGTGGCACTACCAGAGGTCTGACGATTCGACCAATGACAGAAGGTGCCAAAACCTTAATTCCTTTAGGAACCCGCTTGATGGGACGGGTAATTGGCGAAGATGTGGTGCATCCGGTAACAAAAGAAGTAATTGCAGCACGCAATTCGCCAATTCCTGAAGAATTGGCGAAGAAAATTGAAAAATCTGGGGTGGCAGAAGTTGTGGTGCGGAGTCCCCTAACTTGTGAAGCTGCACGTTCTGTCTGTCAACACTGCTACGGCTGGAGTTTGGCCCACGCCAAAATGGTGGACTTGGGCGAAGCTGTGGGGATTATTGCCGCCCAAAGTATCGGTGAACCTGGTACTCAGTTAACCATGCGGACATTCCATACTGGTGGGGTGTTTACTGGGGAAGTGGCACAACAAGTTCGTTCTAAAATCGATGGGACTGTTAAGCTTCCCCGCAAACTGAAGACCAGAACGTATCGTACCCGCCACGGGGAAGATGCCCTCTATGTTGAGGCTAATGGTATTCTGCTTTTGGAGCCAACAAAAGTAGGTGATGTTACTCCAGACAACCAAGAGGTTCATCTTACCCAAGGTTCAACACTATATGTATTTGATGGAAATAAGGTAAAACAAGGTCAGTTGTTGGCAGAGGTTGCTCTTGGTGGACGCACAACTCGGACTAATACAGAAAAAGCAGTTAAAGATGTTGCTTCTGACTTAGCAGGGGAAGTGCAATTTGCCGAAGTTGTTCCAGAACAAAAAACTGACCGTCAAGGTAATACCACAACCACAGCCGCACGGGGTGGCTTGATTTGGATTTTGTCTGGGGAAGTTTACAACTTGCCGCCTGGTGCAGAATTGGTGGTGAAAAATGGTGATGCGATCGCTTCTAATGGAGTTTTAGCAGAAACCAAGTTAAGCAGTTTGCACGGCGGTGTGGTGCGCTTACCTGAAGCTACCCCAGGTAAGAGTACCAGGGAAATTGAAATTATCACTGCTTCTGTGGTCTTAGACCAAGCAACGGTGACAGTCCAAAGTTCTCAAGGTCGCAATAACTACTTAGTCTCCACGGGCAACAACCAGGTATTTAACCTCCGCGCTACACCAGGCACAAAAGTGCAAAATGGTCAAGTAGTTGCTGAGTTAATTGATGACCGCTATCGCACAACCACTGGCGGATTTCTGAAATTCGCGGGTGTCGAAGTCCAGAAAAAAGGCAAAGCCAAGCTGGGTTATGAAGTTGTGCAGGGCGGTACCCTGTTGTGGATTCCTGAAGAGAGCCACGAAGTCAATAAAGATATCTCCTTGCTGTTGGTGGAAGACGGTCAGTTTGTAGAAGCTGGCACTGAAGTAGTGAAAGATATCTTCTGCCAAAACAGTGGTGTGGTAGAAGTGACCCAGAAAAACGACATCCTGCGGGAAGTGGTGGTGAAGCCAGGGGAACTACTGATGGTGGACGATCCAGAATCAGTCATCGGGCGAGATAACACCTTCATCCAACCAGGTGAGGAATTCCAAGGCAATGTCGCTACGGAATTGCGCTATATCCAGTATGTGGAGACACCAGAAGGTCCCGCCCTATTGAGTCGTCCAGTAGTTGAGTTTGCCGTACCGGATAATCCAGATGTGCCATCAACGACATCGGTGAGTCAACAAACCGGGCGATCGATTCAGTTACGGGCTGTGCAACGACTCCCTTATAAAGATTCGGAACGTGTCAAATCTGTTGAAGGTGTAGAACTGCTGCGAACCCAGCTAGTACTGGAAATTGAGCAAGAAGGGGAACAAGACCATAATGCTTCGCCCCTAGCAGCAGATATTGAATTGGTACAGGATACTGAAGACTCAGAAGTTCAGCGCTTGCAACTGGTGATTTTGGAGTCCTTGGTAATTCGTCGAGATATTACCGCCGATGCCACCCAAGGTAGCACCGAGACGACACTTGAGGTACACGATGGGCTTTCCATCGCCCCTGGAGCTGTGGTAGCACGTACCCAAATCTTGTGTAAAGAAGGGGGGGAAGTGCGGGGTGTCCAAAAAGGAAGCGAAAACGTGCGTCGCTGTTTGGTGTTGCGCGACGTTGACAGGATCATCACGAATACTAGTACTCAGCCCAAAGTAAAAGTGGGTGACTTGCTAGTAGAAGGCACAGAAATTGCTCCTGGAGTTTTTGCCCAAGAATCAGGGCAAGTAGTGGATATCAAAAATGCTCCTGCTGCACCTGGTAGTGACTCAGCTTTGAGTACTAAAAACTACGCTATTACTAGCCGTATCGGTCGCCCTTATCGAGTCAGCCCTGGTGCTGTGTTGCAGATAGAAGACGGCGATTTGGTACAACGGGGTGATAACTTGGTGTTGTTGGTCTTTGAACGCGCCAAAACTGGAGATATCATTCAAGGTTTACCTCGGATTGAAGAACTACTTGAAGCTCGTAAACCCAAAGAAGCGTGCATTTTATGTCGCCGGGCGGGTGAAGTTAAGGTAGTTTACGGTGATGGTGATGAAGCGATCGCCATCAAGGTCGTAGAATCAAATGGCGTGGTGACAGATTATCCTTTGGGGCCTGGACAAAACTTGATTGTGCCAGATGGATCAATGGTATTAGCGGGACAACCGTTGACTGATGGGCCATCCAATCCCCACGAAATTCTGGAAATCTTCTTTAGCTTGGGTTCTGAAGACGGAATCTATGCTTGTGCTAGCCTTGCCTTGCAGAAGGTACAGACATTCTTAGTGAATGAAGTGCAAATGGTGTATCAATCTCAAGGGATTGATATTTCTGATAAGCACATTGAAGTGATTGTTCGCCAGATGACCAATAAAGTCAGGATTGATGATGGTGGGGACACCACTATGCTTCCCGGCGAATTGGTGGAACTGCGCCAAGTTGAGCAGGTGAACGAAGCTATGGCAATTACAGGTGGTGCGAGGGCACAGTATACCCCAGTATTGTTGGGGATCACCAAAGCATCGTTGAACACCGACAGCTTTATTTCCGCCGCATCATTCCAAGAGACAACACGGGTACTTACTGAAGCAGCTATCGAAGGTAAATCTGACTGGCTGCGTGGGTTAAAGGAAAACGTGATTATCGGGCGATTGATTCCGGCTGGTACTGGGTACAATACCTATGAAGAACCTGGTGCGATCGAAGATTATGCTGCTGAAATTAGCAGTAGTGTCTTAGATGAAGTTGACGATCCCCTCGATATGGTATTAGATGACCGCACAGCTCGCGCCTATAATTTAGATTCTCCGACTCTTGGCGAATCTGGTTTTGGTAGCAGACGTGCAGAAAGGTCAATTCTAGATGAGGAAGATGAATTAATCGCCGATGAAGTAGTAGACGACGACGATTTAGAGGAAGAAGAGGAAGACGACGAGGATGATTTCGACGACGAATAGATACTTGAAATTTCCCGTCTAAAAGGTAAAAGGTCATATCGAGTCTGCTCAATTACCAATAACCAAAGTACCTCACCTGTGCTAGCGTGCCCCTTGCCAAGGGGCACGCTAGCTTTAGTTTTACCTCTAGCGAGCAAGTCATCATATTCAATTAAAATAAGCGATCGCAATTAGTAAAGTGAAATTTTCTCTTTCACAGAGTCTAGTCATCTAAATCGCTTAAAATCTTATACTTAGGCCTTTTGAGAAGATTTTAGCTATTAGCTTTAGAATTTATTCCCAACCGGGATAGCAATGAAATAAGTAATTGAAAAGATGTTGGTAGTGACAAGCCTTAAAAAAGACGGAATTAAGCATTAGCTGTTATTTTGGATTTCGTCTAACTTGGCACGCACTGCCTGGATATCCTGCCACATCAACCATTTCGGCGCACCTCTTTCTTTAGAAGGGTTACGCAGCAAGTAGGAAGGATGAAAGATTGGCATACATAAACGCCCTTCCCACTCTAGCCACTGTCCGCGAATTTTCGTAATTCCCCGCTTATCCCCAGTAATACCTTTGACAGCAGTCGCACCCGTTAACAGAATTATTTTGGGGTCAACTAAGCGAATTTGTTCTAGTAGGTAGGGTAGACAAGCTGCCACTTCTACAGGAGTGGGAACTCTATTATCTGGTGGGCGACATTTATTGATATTGGCAATATATACATCACGATCAGTAGTCAGATTCACTGATGCCAAAATTTTCTCCAGCAATTGCCCCGATCTGCCTACAAATGGTAAACCCGTTTCATCTTCATTTTGACCTGGCGCTTCTCCCACAACCATAATTGGTGCTTTGAGATTGCCACGTCCGACAACAGCATGAGTGCGAGTGTCTCCCAATGCACAACGGTGGCAGCGATCGCAATGCTGTGTCAACTCCGTTATGCCAGAATAAGTTCCAGGAGCGATCGGAATTTTGGCATCTGTAGGAATCAGTTCTTGTTGATTAAAAGTTGAGTCGTCGAAGAGGCTGAGTTGGGTTTCGCTGCTCATGAAAGTCAGGATTTTGGCATCAGCGCCAGCTATCATATCTGATTTAAATAGCCCTCTGGCTGGATATTGATCGGAATAATAAACTTTTGCTGAATACTTAATTATTTATACAAATCTTATTGTATCAGTTAATTTGAGACAAAATTCAGTCATGATAAAAGCAGTGCTGTCTTAAGATGCTGGGGGAAACCATGTCACATACCCCACTTTTCGCCGATCGTACCCATGCAGGTGAGTTATTGGCGCAAGTAATTCATGATATTTTGACTCAGCAAACTATTGATTCTGGGGTAAAGCCTGTACCAATTGTTTATGCTTTGCCAAGAGGAGGTGTACCAGTAGCAGCACCAATAGCACGTCTTTTGGATTGTCCGTTGACAATTGTTGTAGCAAAAAAGATTAGCCATCCAGAAAATCCAGAGTTAGCAATTGGTGCAGTGACTACTTCTGGAAATGTTCTTTGGACCGATCAAAAGCTATTTCGCTCTAAAGATGATGTGCGGTGGCGAGAAGTGGCTTTAAATAAAGCGATCAACCAAGCTAAGTCTCTTGAGGCTCAATTAATTCCTGCTTGTCCGCA harbors:
- a CDS encoding DNA-directed RNA polymerase subunit beta'', encoding MTNEKMIFRNRVVDKGQLRNLISWAFTHYGTARTAVMADKLKDLGFRYATKAGVSISVDDLMVPPTKRLLLEAAEEEIRATETRYQRGEITEVERFQKVIDTWNGTSEALKDEVVLHFKKTDPLNSVYMMAFSGARGNISQVRQLVGMRGLMADPQGEIIDLPIKTNFREGLTVTEYIISSYGARKGLVDTALRTADSGYLTRRLVDVSQDVIIREFDCGTTRGLTIRPMTEGAKTLIPLGTRLMGRVIGEDVVHPVTKEVIAARNSPIPEELAKKIEKSGVAEVVVRSPLTCEAARSVCQHCYGWSLAHAKMVDLGEAVGIIAAQSIGEPGTQLTMRTFHTGGVFTGEVAQQVRSKIDGTVKLPRKLKTRTYRTRHGEDALYVEANGILLLEPTKVGDVTPDNQEVHLTQGSTLYVFDGNKVKQGQLLAEVALGGRTTRTNTEKAVKDVASDLAGEVQFAEVVPEQKTDRQGNTTTTAARGGLIWILSGEVYNLPPGAELVVKNGDAIASNGVLAETKLSSLHGGVVRLPEATPGKSTREIEIITASVVLDQATVTVQSSQGRNNYLVSTGNNQVFNLRATPGTKVQNGQVVAELIDDRYRTTTGGFLKFAGVEVQKKGKAKLGYEVVQGGTLLWIPEESHEVNKDISLLLVEDGQFVEAGTEVVKDIFCQNSGVVEVTQKNDILREVVVKPGELLMVDDPESVIGRDNTFIQPGEEFQGNVATELRYIQYVETPEGPALLSRPVVEFAVPDNPDVPSTTSVSQQTGRSIQLRAVQRLPYKDSERVKSVEGVELLRTQLVLEIEQEGEQDHNASPLAADIELVQDTEDSEVQRLQLVILESLVIRRDITADATQGSTETTLEVHDGLSIAPGAVVARTQILCKEGGEVRGVQKGSENVRRCLVLRDVDRIITNTSTQPKVKVGDLLVEGTEIAPGVFAQESGQVVDIKNAPAAPGSDSALSTKNYAITSRIGRPYRVSPGAVLQIEDGDLVQRGDNLVLLVFERAKTGDIIQGLPRIEELLEARKPKEACILCRRAGEVKVVYGDGDEAIAIKVVESNGVVTDYPLGPGQNLIVPDGSMVLAGQPLTDGPSNPHEILEIFFSLGSEDGIYACASLALQKVQTFLVNEVQMVYQSQGIDISDKHIEVIVRQMTNKVRIDDGGDTTMLPGELVELRQVEQVNEAMAITGGARAQYTPVLLGITKASLNTDSFISAASFQETTRVLTEAAIEGKSDWLRGLKENVIIGRLIPAGTGYNTYEEPGAIEDYAAEISSSVLDEVDDPLDMVLDDRTARAYNLDSPTLGESGFGSRRAERSILDEEDELIADEVVDDDDLEEEEEDDEDDFDDE
- a CDS encoding uracil-DNA glycosylase gives rise to the protein MSSETQLSLFDDSTFNQQELIPTDAKIPIAPGTYSGITELTQHCDRCHRCALGDTRTHAVVGRGNLKAPIMVVGEAPGQNEDETGLPFVGRSGQLLEKILASVNLTTDRDVYIANINKCRPPDNRVPTPVEVAACLPYLLEQIRLVDPKIILLTGATAVKGITGDKRGITKIRGQWLEWEGRLCMPIFHPSYLLRNPSKERGAPKWLMWQDIQAVRAKLDEIQNNS
- a CDS encoding phosphoribosyltransferase gives rise to the protein MSHTPLFADRTHAGELLAQVIHDILTQQTIDSGVKPVPIVYALPRGGVPVAAPIARLLDCPLTIVVAKKISHPENPELAIGAVTTSGNVLWTDQKLFRSKDDVRWREVALNKAINQAKSLEAQLIPACPQVNAENATLILVDDGIATGMTIAVAATAMRSLSPAAIWLCTPLAPQKLLPWLEQWGDRTIVLETPEPFWSVSNFYAEFPQVDTLEVLVYLQQQKTMG